Proteins from a single region of Bombus huntii isolate Logan2020A chromosome 2, iyBomHunt1.1, whole genome shotgun sequence:
- the LOC126878102 gene encoding ubiquitin-protein ligase E3A isoform X1, which produces MSNRGQEDPGEDHASRGEAKSPCSDMKRAVAKKLIERYFYQLTDGCGNPDCDNQNCASSGKVTNLTPNQAAAQAIQLFSQEARLCDGTQPSKVARTTLEPGPASLAKSLPVKSVNPTCSDEGKQDPYLTEAKLLDIIERCKSEGSYSLLIRTLGEIFSCAKALSLSFQKTVKNDSPLAALLNRASDSLLRPPGDMDKEAIRSIQGEDKEEDSSEPSSTVPNNDDTSIDLPAVRRAFAALWSLPGEVFKSALVNALVTLADNIELDLRVFRIMPWDNMDSLLNVFLIVFEIPMLGNSEYLELALHMLCKALSCFPIVAQAKLARVWAKHCKSRLPSILQALQELITVKVIGGSFTRDYCVQDADTITAPTKVMKILYYANMLAGELDEPDLNIDEDGESTSNDKSGRSLSQIPQDPLAKELGITALDARKPFIPFTDFYNEPLSDAIEMDKDFAYYKSEEPMKFSFMNYAFILTPATKTLGLYYDNRIRMYSERRMSFLQTVVGQPTNPYLRLKVRRDRLIDDALVELEMVAVENPSDLKKQLVVEFEGEQGVDEGGVSKEFFQLIVEEIFNPDYGMFTTQEDTQMTWFNPTSFESDAHFTLIGVVLGLAIYNNVILDVRFSMVVYRKLLGRKGCFADLEDWSPTLYRTLKELIDYTGNDMPETFMQTFRVAYKDVFGSISFHDLKQNGDEIFVTQENKKEFVDLYADFLLNKSVERQFKAFRRGFQMVTDESPLALLFRPEEIEQLVCGSKIFDFAELEAATEYEGGYTVDSKAVRNFWRVAHSLPPESQRRLLQFTTGSDRVPVGGLSRLKMVIARHGPDSDRLPIAHTCYNVLLLPDYSTIEKLQDRLLKAINYSKGFGML; this is translated from the exons ATGAGCAACAGGGGCCAAGAAGACCCTGGGGAAGATCACGCTTCCAG GGGAGAAGCAAAGAGCCCTTGCAGCGACATGAAGCGTGCAGTTGCCAAGAAGTTGATCGAgcgatatttttatcaattaacTGATGGATGTGGCAATCCTGATTGTGATAATCAAAACTGTGCATCAAGTGGAAAA GTAACAAATCTGACTCCAAATCAAGCTGCTGCGCAAgctattcaattattttcccaaGAAGCAAGACTTTGCGATGGAACGCAACCTAGTAAAGTAGCTCGGACAACTTTAGAACCTGGACCAGCATCTTTAGCTAAGAGTTTGCCAGTTAAAAGCGTGAATCCGACATGTTCAGATGAAG GAAAGCAAGATCCATATCTTACAGAAGCAAAACTATTGGATATAATAGAAAGATGTAAATCAGAGGGATCTTATTCATTATTAATTCGTACATTGGGAGAGATATTTTCATGTGCAAAAGCATTAAGCCTTAGTTTCCAAAAAACTGTAAAAAATGACTCTCCTCTGGCTGCACTTCTTAATAGAGCTTCAGATAGTCTATTAAGGCCACCTGGTGATATGGATAAAGAAGCAATTCGATCTATTCAAGGAGAAGACAAAGAAGAAGACAGCAGTGAACCATCATCTACAGTTCCTAACAATGATGATACTAGCATTGATTTACCAGCTGTGCGAAGAGCTTTTGCTGCTCTTTGGTCCTTACCAG GAGAAGTGTTCAAATCTGCTTTAGTTAATGCACTAGTCACTTTGGCAGATAATATTGAACTAGATTTGAGAGTATTTCGTATTATGCCATGGGATAATATGGATAGCTTGTTAAAcgtatttttaattgtatttgaAATTCCTATGCTTGGAAACAGTGAATATTTGGAACTTGCTCTTCATATGCTTTGTAAAGCACTGAGCTGTTTCCCTATTGTGGCACAAGCTAAACTAGCACGTGTGTGGGCTAAACATTGTAAATCTCGGCTCCCAAGTATTTTACAAGCTCTGCAAGAATTAATAACTGTTAAG GTTATAGGTGGATCTTTTACGCGAGATTATTGTGTTCAAGATGCGGACACTATTACTGCTCCCACGAAagttatgaaaattttatactatGCAAATATGTTAGCTGGTGAATTAGATGAACCTGATTTAAATATAGATGAGGATGGTGAATCTACGAGTAACGACAAATCTGGGAGATCTCTGTCGCAAATTCCTCAg GACCCATTAGCTAAGGAATTAGGAATTACTGCGCTAGATGCACGAAAACCATTTATACCTTTCACTGACTTTTACAATGAACCACTTAGTGATGCGATAGAAATGGACAAAGATTTTGCATACTATAAGAGTGAAGAACCCATGAAATTTAGTTTTATGAATTATGCTTTTATCCTCACTCCCGCTACAAAGACGCTGGGCTTGTATTATGATAACCGTATTAGAATGTACAGTGAACGCCGAATGAGTTTTCTACAGACTGTTGTTGGACAGCCTACTAATCCCTATTTAAGACTAAAG GTGAGGAGAGATCGTTTAATAGATGATGCGTTAGTCGAATTGGAAATGGTCGCAGTGGAAAATCCATCTGATCTTAAGAAGCAATTAGTCGTTGAATTTGAAGGCGAACAAGGAGTTGATGAGGGTGGAGTCTCTAAAGAATTCTTTCAATTGATTGtagaagaaatttttaatcctGATTATGGAATGTTCACGACTCAA GAAGATACACAAATGACATGGTTTAATCCAACATCGTTTGAAAGTGACGCACATTTCACGCTAATAGGCGTCGTTCTCGGCCTAGCAATATACAATAATGTAATACTAGATGTACGTTTCTCTATGGTAGTTTATCGAAAATTGCTTGGTAGGAAAGGATGCTTTGCCGATTTAGAAGACTGGAGTCCTACGTTATATCGAACATTGAAGGAATTGATAGATTATACTGGAAATGATATGCCAGAAACATTTATGCAAACTTTTAGAGTGGCTTACAA AGATGTTTTCGGTTCAATATCTTTCCATGACCTGAAACAGAATGGTGACGAGATATTTGTGACGCAAGAAAACAAAAAGGAATTCGTAGATCTTTATGCGGACTTCTTACTTAATAAATCTGTCGAAAGACAATTCAAAGCATTCAGACGTGGATTCCAAATGGTCACGGATGAAAGTCCACTTGCATTACTTTTTAGACCCGAGGAAATTGAAcaa CTTGTTTGCGGCAGCAAAATTTTTGACTTTGCGGAATTGGAAGCCGCTACGGAATACGAAGGTGGTTACACTGTTGATAGCAAAGCAGTACGTAACTTCTGGCGTGTTGCACATTCGTTACCACCAGAAAGTCAACGAAGACTTCTACAGTTTACCACTGGAAGTGACAGAGTTCCAGTTGGTGGTTTATCAAGATTAAAAATGGTAATTGCAAGACATGGTCCAGATTCTGACAg ATTGCCGATAGCCCACAcgtgttataacgtattgttgTTGCCAGATTACAGTACAATAGAGAAATTGCAAGATCGACTGTTGAAAGCAATTAATTACTCAAAAGGTTTCGGCATGTTATAA
- the LOC126878102 gene encoding ubiquitin-protein ligase E3A isoform X2, whose protein sequence is MKRAVAKKLIERYFYQLTDGCGNPDCDNQNCASSGKVTNLTPNQAAAQAIQLFSQEARLCDGTQPSKVARTTLEPGPASLAKSLPVKSVNPTCSDEGKQDPYLTEAKLLDIIERCKSEGSYSLLIRTLGEIFSCAKALSLSFQKTVKNDSPLAALLNRASDSLLRPPGDMDKEAIRSIQGEDKEEDSSEPSSTVPNNDDTSIDLPAVRRAFAALWSLPGEVFKSALVNALVTLADNIELDLRVFRIMPWDNMDSLLNVFLIVFEIPMLGNSEYLELALHMLCKALSCFPIVAQAKLARVWAKHCKSRLPSILQALQELITVKVIGGSFTRDYCVQDADTITAPTKVMKILYYANMLAGELDEPDLNIDEDGESTSNDKSGRSLSQIPQDPLAKELGITALDARKPFIPFTDFYNEPLSDAIEMDKDFAYYKSEEPMKFSFMNYAFILTPATKTLGLYYDNRIRMYSERRMSFLQTVVGQPTNPYLRLKVRRDRLIDDALVELEMVAVENPSDLKKQLVVEFEGEQGVDEGGVSKEFFQLIVEEIFNPDYGMFTTQEDTQMTWFNPTSFESDAHFTLIGVVLGLAIYNNVILDVRFSMVVYRKLLGRKGCFADLEDWSPTLYRTLKELIDYTGNDMPETFMQTFRVAYKDVFGSISFHDLKQNGDEIFVTQENKKEFVDLYADFLLNKSVERQFKAFRRGFQMVTDESPLALLFRPEEIEQLVCGSKIFDFAELEAATEYEGGYTVDSKAVRNFWRVAHSLPPESQRRLLQFTTGSDRVPVGGLSRLKMVIARHGPDSDRLPIAHTCYNVLLLPDYSTIEKLQDRLLKAINYSKGFGML, encoded by the exons ATGAAGCGTGCAGTTGCCAAGAAGTTGATCGAgcgatatttttatcaattaacTGATGGATGTGGCAATCCTGATTGTGATAATCAAAACTGTGCATCAAGTGGAAAA GTAACAAATCTGACTCCAAATCAAGCTGCTGCGCAAgctattcaattattttcccaaGAAGCAAGACTTTGCGATGGAACGCAACCTAGTAAAGTAGCTCGGACAACTTTAGAACCTGGACCAGCATCTTTAGCTAAGAGTTTGCCAGTTAAAAGCGTGAATCCGACATGTTCAGATGAAG GAAAGCAAGATCCATATCTTACAGAAGCAAAACTATTGGATATAATAGAAAGATGTAAATCAGAGGGATCTTATTCATTATTAATTCGTACATTGGGAGAGATATTTTCATGTGCAAAAGCATTAAGCCTTAGTTTCCAAAAAACTGTAAAAAATGACTCTCCTCTGGCTGCACTTCTTAATAGAGCTTCAGATAGTCTATTAAGGCCACCTGGTGATATGGATAAAGAAGCAATTCGATCTATTCAAGGAGAAGACAAAGAAGAAGACAGCAGTGAACCATCATCTACAGTTCCTAACAATGATGATACTAGCATTGATTTACCAGCTGTGCGAAGAGCTTTTGCTGCTCTTTGGTCCTTACCAG GAGAAGTGTTCAAATCTGCTTTAGTTAATGCACTAGTCACTTTGGCAGATAATATTGAACTAGATTTGAGAGTATTTCGTATTATGCCATGGGATAATATGGATAGCTTGTTAAAcgtatttttaattgtatttgaAATTCCTATGCTTGGAAACAGTGAATATTTGGAACTTGCTCTTCATATGCTTTGTAAAGCACTGAGCTGTTTCCCTATTGTGGCACAAGCTAAACTAGCACGTGTGTGGGCTAAACATTGTAAATCTCGGCTCCCAAGTATTTTACAAGCTCTGCAAGAATTAATAACTGTTAAG GTTATAGGTGGATCTTTTACGCGAGATTATTGTGTTCAAGATGCGGACACTATTACTGCTCCCACGAAagttatgaaaattttatactatGCAAATATGTTAGCTGGTGAATTAGATGAACCTGATTTAAATATAGATGAGGATGGTGAATCTACGAGTAACGACAAATCTGGGAGATCTCTGTCGCAAATTCCTCAg GACCCATTAGCTAAGGAATTAGGAATTACTGCGCTAGATGCACGAAAACCATTTATACCTTTCACTGACTTTTACAATGAACCACTTAGTGATGCGATAGAAATGGACAAAGATTTTGCATACTATAAGAGTGAAGAACCCATGAAATTTAGTTTTATGAATTATGCTTTTATCCTCACTCCCGCTACAAAGACGCTGGGCTTGTATTATGATAACCGTATTAGAATGTACAGTGAACGCCGAATGAGTTTTCTACAGACTGTTGTTGGACAGCCTACTAATCCCTATTTAAGACTAAAG GTGAGGAGAGATCGTTTAATAGATGATGCGTTAGTCGAATTGGAAATGGTCGCAGTGGAAAATCCATCTGATCTTAAGAAGCAATTAGTCGTTGAATTTGAAGGCGAACAAGGAGTTGATGAGGGTGGAGTCTCTAAAGAATTCTTTCAATTGATTGtagaagaaatttttaatcctGATTATGGAATGTTCACGACTCAA GAAGATACACAAATGACATGGTTTAATCCAACATCGTTTGAAAGTGACGCACATTTCACGCTAATAGGCGTCGTTCTCGGCCTAGCAATATACAATAATGTAATACTAGATGTACGTTTCTCTATGGTAGTTTATCGAAAATTGCTTGGTAGGAAAGGATGCTTTGCCGATTTAGAAGACTGGAGTCCTACGTTATATCGAACATTGAAGGAATTGATAGATTATACTGGAAATGATATGCCAGAAACATTTATGCAAACTTTTAGAGTGGCTTACAA AGATGTTTTCGGTTCAATATCTTTCCATGACCTGAAACAGAATGGTGACGAGATATTTGTGACGCAAGAAAACAAAAAGGAATTCGTAGATCTTTATGCGGACTTCTTACTTAATAAATCTGTCGAAAGACAATTCAAAGCATTCAGACGTGGATTCCAAATGGTCACGGATGAAAGTCCACTTGCATTACTTTTTAGACCCGAGGAAATTGAAcaa CTTGTTTGCGGCAGCAAAATTTTTGACTTTGCGGAATTGGAAGCCGCTACGGAATACGAAGGTGGTTACACTGTTGATAGCAAAGCAGTACGTAACTTCTGGCGTGTTGCACATTCGTTACCACCAGAAAGTCAACGAAGACTTCTACAGTTTACCACTGGAAGTGACAGAGTTCCAGTTGGTGGTTTATCAAGATTAAAAATGGTAATTGCAAGACATGGTCCAGATTCTGACAg ATTGCCGATAGCCCACAcgtgttataacgtattgttgTTGCCAGATTACAGTACAATAGAGAAATTGCAAGATCGACTGTTGAAAGCAATTAATTACTCAAAAGGTTTCGGCATGTTATAA